Proteins from one Toxotes jaculatrix isolate fToxJac2 chromosome 13, fToxJac2.pri, whole genome shotgun sequence genomic window:
- the mbpa gene encoding myelin basic protein isoform X2, with translation MATASTSGQSTFGLGRKKKNPGLMDQISKFFGGDKKKRSKGSFRGHLASSPQQSSARRRTNENAVVHFFRSIWRDVLGLASTPRAESTKSPVRRRRDQSALSRIFNLGETKSRPPPKRWSTIF, from the exons ATGGCTACAGCGAGCACCTCAGGGCAGAGCACCTTCGGGCttgggaggaaaaagaagaaccCTGGACTCATGGATCAGATTAGCAAATTCTTTGgaggagacaaaaagaaaaggagcaag GGGTCGTTCCGGGGTCACCTGGCTTCCTCACCCCAGCAATCCTCTGCTCGCCGCCGGACCAATGAAAATGCTGTGGTGCATTTCTTCAGGAGCATT TGGAGAGATGTCTTGGGCTTG GCCTCGACGCCGCGTGCCGAGAGCACAAAGTCACCGGTCAGAAGACGCAGGGACCAAAGCGCACTGTCCAGAATCTTCAACCTG GGAGAAACCAAGTCCCGTCCACCCCCCAAACGCTGGAGCACCATCTTCTAA
- the mbpa gene encoding myelin basic protein isoform X3 — protein sequence MATASTSGQSTFGLGRKKKNPGLMDQISKFFGGDKKKRSKGSFRGHLASSPQQSSARRRTNENAVVHFFRSIASTPRAESTKSPVRRRRDQSALSRIFNLGETKSRPPPKRWSTIF from the exons ATGGCTACAGCGAGCACCTCAGGGCAGAGCACCTTCGGGCttgggaggaaaaagaagaaccCTGGACTCATGGATCAGATTAGCAAATTCTTTGgaggagacaaaaagaaaaggagcaag GGGTCGTTCCGGGGTCACCTGGCTTCCTCACCCCAGCAATCCTCTGCTCGCCGCCGGACCAATGAAAATGCTGTGGTGCATTTCTTCAGGAGCATT GCCTCGACGCCGCGTGCCGAGAGCACAAAGTCACCGGTCAGAAGACGCAGGGACCAAAGCGCACTGTCCAGAATCTTCAACCTG GGAGAAACCAAGTCCCGTCCACCCCCCAAACGCTGGAGCACCATCTTCTAA
- the mbpa gene encoding myelin basic protein isoform X1 translates to MATASTSGQSTFGLGRKKKNPGLMDQISKFFGGDKKKRSKGSFRGHLASSPQQSSARRRTNENAVVHFFRSIVSSPRPKSRWRDVLGLASTPRAESTKSPVRRRRDQSALSRIFNLGETKSRPPPKRWSTIF, encoded by the exons ATGGCTACAGCGAGCACCTCAGGGCAGAGCACCTTCGGGCttgggaggaaaaagaagaaccCTGGACTCATGGATCAGATTAGCAAATTCTTTGgaggagacaaaaagaaaaggagcaag GGGTCGTTCCGGGGTCACCTGGCTTCCTCACCCCAGCAATCCTCTGCTCGCCGCCGGACCAATGAAAATGCTGTGGTGCATTTCTTCAGGAGCATT GTTTCCTCTCCTCGTCCTAAATCCAGG TGGAGAGATGTCTTGGGCTTG GCCTCGACGCCGCGTGCCGAGAGCACAAAGTCACCGGTCAGAAGACGCAGGGACCAAAGCGCACTGTCCAGAATCTTCAACCTG GGAGAAACCAAGTCCCGTCCACCCCCCAAACGCTGGAGCACCATCTTCTAA